In Caballeronia sp. Lep1P3, a single genomic region encodes these proteins:
- a CDS encoding AraC family transcriptional regulator, translated as MKAAYEHVDFGTSRSVRVFHRRLPRIPFEWHHHPEYELTLTMNSQGKRYIGDSITAYGADDLVLVPPNLPHTWASNRSIDAAHAQAAIVVWFDGAWVRRFADVCPEYGGLRNLLRRAACGLAFEEGAGAHMRAQSDRLLCADPRERLKAVIDTLDWLAAVPASPLASPSAFDARTGTPSGHESDQLNRVLAIIDTQFAHPLRMATLAKASGMSERSLTRQFTLHLGESVGRYIARVRIGHACRMLTDTSMPVSVVAARSGFANVSNFNRQFRATKGLTPAEYRQQFASEPHADASANATPALTERSPSLERKARG; from the coding sequence ATGAAAGCAGCTTACGAACACGTCGATTTCGGCACGAGCCGTTCCGTCAGGGTTTTCCACCGGCGGCTGCCGCGCATTCCGTTCGAATGGCATCACCATCCCGAGTACGAACTGACGCTCACGATGAACAGCCAGGGCAAGCGCTATATCGGCGATTCGATCACGGCCTACGGCGCCGACGATCTCGTGCTCGTGCCGCCGAATCTGCCGCATACGTGGGCGTCGAACCGTTCCATCGATGCGGCGCATGCGCAAGCCGCCATCGTCGTCTGGTTCGACGGCGCGTGGGTGCGCCGCTTCGCGGACGTGTGTCCCGAATACGGCGGCTTGCGCAATCTGCTGCGGCGCGCGGCCTGCGGGCTTGCGTTCGAAGAGGGCGCGGGCGCGCACATGCGTGCGCAGTCGGACCGGCTGCTTTGCGCGGACCCGCGCGAACGCCTGAAGGCCGTGATCGACACGCTCGACTGGCTCGCCGCCGTGCCCGCGTCGCCGCTTGCATCGCCGAGTGCGTTCGATGCGCGCACCGGCACGCCGTCCGGCCACGAATCCGACCAACTCAATCGCGTGCTCGCGATCATCGACACGCAGTTCGCGCATCCGCTGCGCATGGCGACGCTCGCGAAGGCGTCGGGCATGTCGGAGCGCTCGCTCACGCGGCAGTTCACGCTGCATCTCGGCGAAAGCGTCGGGCGCTACATCGCTCGCGTGCGGATCGGGCATGCGTGCCGGATGCTCACCGATACGTCGATGCCGGTATCGGTCGTCGCGGCGCGCTCGGGATTCGCGAACGTGTCGAACTTCAATCGCCAGTTCAGGGCGACGAAAGGGCTGACGCCCGCCGAATACCGGCAGCAGTTCGCGAGCGAGCCGCACGCCGACGCCAGCGCGAACGCGACGCCCGCGCTTACCGAACGGTCGCCGTCGCTCGAACGAAAGGCGCGCGGATAA
- a CDS encoding DUF1479 domain-containing protein: MALHIDDLPAAVRAAKRELRSMLPDYRERFAQVQAAMIDEAERIAALRARGEPVIPEIRFEDIVADRVSAAQIALVKARGACVIRNVFDRALVEQWDREIADYVERNDLDTKLQNRAEDKYFGQLASSKPQIYGVYWSKPQVLARQSAELTRARVFLNRLWRAQSEGRVHFDPERVPVYADRLRRRPPGSESLGLSAHCDGGSIERWIEPNFRKVYRHVFSGNWREYDPFDAAWRTDVEEIASPAVCSMFRTFQGWTALTQQGPGDGTLQLVPIANSMVYVLLRALQDDIAEDDLCGAMPGRALSIKPEYHAPLFHALSSIPLMQPGDTVFWHSDVVHAVEDAHRGKGYSNVMYIASAPACAKNDAYLKRQLPSFLKGNSPPDFPADHFEAGFIGRATVGDLTPMGRAQMGLDL; this comes from the coding sequence ATGGCATTGCACATCGACGATTTGCCCGCCGCCGTCCGGGCCGCGAAGCGCGAATTGCGCAGCATGCTGCCCGACTATCGCGAACGCTTCGCGCAAGTGCAAGCGGCAATGATCGACGAGGCCGAACGCATCGCGGCGCTTCGGGCGCGCGGCGAGCCGGTCATTCCGGAAATCCGCTTCGAGGACATCGTCGCGGACCGCGTGAGCGCGGCGCAGATCGCGCTCGTCAAAGCGCGCGGCGCGTGCGTGATCCGCAACGTGTTCGACCGCGCGCTCGTCGAACAGTGGGACCGCGAGATTGCGGATTACGTCGAACGCAACGATCTCGACACGAAGCTCCAGAACCGCGCGGAAGACAAGTACTTCGGCCAGCTCGCGTCGAGCAAGCCGCAAATCTACGGCGTGTACTGGTCGAAGCCCCAGGTGCTTGCGCGGCAGTCGGCGGAATTGACGCGGGCGCGCGTCTTTCTCAACCGGCTCTGGCGCGCGCAAAGCGAAGGGCGCGTGCATTTCGACCCCGAGCGCGTGCCGGTCTATGCCGACCGGCTGCGTCGGCGGCCGCCGGGATCGGAGTCGCTCGGCTTGTCGGCGCATTGCGATGGCGGCTCCATCGAACGGTGGATCGAGCCGAATTTCCGCAAGGTCTACCGGCACGTGTTCTCGGGGAACTGGCGCGAGTACGATCCGTTCGATGCCGCGTGGCGAACGGATGTCGAGGAGATCGCGTCGCCCGCGGTGTGTTCCATGTTCCGCACGTTCCAGGGCTGGACCGCGCTCACGCAGCAAGGGCCGGGCGACGGCACGCTGCAACTCGTGCCGATTGCGAACTCGATGGTCTACGTGCTCCTGCGCGCGCTTCAGGACGACATCGCCGAGGACGACCTGTGCGGCGCCATGCCGGGCCGCGCGCTGTCGATCAAGCCCGAGTATCACGCGCCGCTTTTTCACGCGCTGTCGTCCATTCCGTTGATGCAGCCGGGCGATACCGTTTTTTGGCATAGCGACGTCGTGCATGCGGTCGAAGACGCGCATCGCGGAAAGGGTTACAGCAACGTGATGTATATCGCGTCGGCTCCCGCGTGCGCGAAAAACGACGCCTATCTCAAGCGGCAGTTGCCGAGCTTTCTCAAAGGCAACAGCCCGCCCGACTTTCCGGCGGATCATTTCGAGGCCGGTTTCATCGGACGCGCCACCGTCGGCGATCTGACGCCGATGGGACGCGCGCAGA